The genomic interval TCGGAGGATCCCGCCGCCTCGGACTGCGGCTGAGCAGACGTTTCGCCGGCGTTGGATGATGATTCAGAGCGTTTGGACTTGCGGCTCATGTTGCAATTGCAAGGGGGCGTGGAAAGGGAAGTACGGAATCCTAGCTGTTTTGCCCAGCTTATGAAACTTCGATTCTGAGTCGCTAATCTTGGCTTTCGGCAACAATCTGGCGAAAACGACCGAAAACCGATTACGCGGTGGCAAACCAGCTTAGCAAGCAAACCATCAAACGGGCGATGTCACGGCTGTCCGGGGGCGATAAGATGGAGGAAAGTGAGAAGCCTTCGGCGGAGCATGGGGAGCCTGCCGCGATCCATCGGCTGACGTCCCTTCCGTCCGCGTTCCCCACTGATCATTCGCCCATGACCAAGCTGAAATCGCCAAACGTCGCGTCTCCGTTTTTTCGGCGTCCGAGCTGCCTGTTTCCGGGGACCGCCCAGCGTCAGGAAATCAACTCTGCGGTCCGGCGAGCTTCTTTTCCGATGCTGCTCGCGATCGGGACTTGTGTCGCCGTGTTGGTCGTCCTGCAGGCAGCCTCGCCAGTTCAGGTCTGGAGCCAAGACGCCACTGCTGACGGCGAATACTCTGACGGCGAATCAGAGACGACCGATCAGCGTGTCCATGAGCTGATCGAAAAACTGGGCAGCGACAGCTACGCGACCCGGTTGCGAGCAAGGAATGAATTGCAGCGAATGGGGCTGGAAGCGTTTGATGCGTTGAGAGAAGCGCAGACGCACAGTGACAGTGAAATCTTGTCCGCCGCACGTTTCCTGATCAGCAGTTTGCATGTCGCTTGGGCCAAAGAAACCGATCCTGCGGAAGTCCGCGAGGCATTGGCCGAGTACGGTGCACAGGACGCGTCGGAACGAGAGAGCCGCATCCATATCTTGGCAAGTTTGCCCGACCGCAAAGGCTTGCACGCGCTCGTGCGACTGGCTCGATTTGAGTCGAACATTGCGTTGAGTCGGTTGGCCGCTCTGTTGGCAATGAAGCAGAATGTGAGCGAGGATCGGGCGCGACAAATCAGCAATGCCGAACGTATTCGAGAAATGCTCAGGGGCAATCAGCGTCAGGCGTCGCAGTGGTTGTTGGCCTATGCCGACGACTTGCGAGAGGGTCAGTATTCGGAAAGTCGCTGGCAAGATTTGATCCACAAACAACGCAGCGAGCTGGACAACGCCTTGTCGCAGACCACGCACGCCTCGTCCGTCTTGGAACTGGTTCGCGTCTCTGCCGCGAGAGCGGCAGAGCAAGGTCAAACCGCAGAAGCCTTGCGTTTGGCGATCGAGAACGCTGACTTGGTGCCCGCGCGGACGCGTGGTTTGATCGATGCGTGTGAGTGGGCGATCGATCATGAGCTGTTCCCCTTTGTCAGCGCGCTGCAACAACAGCATCAGCATGTCTTCGAGTCTCACGCCCTGCTGATGTACTCCGCCGCACACGCGCACTTGTCAGCCGGCGAGGTCGCCAAAGCGAATGAACTGGCAGAGCGGGCAGCAGCGATCCGCAAGTTGCCCGAAGATGAAACGCAGCGGACAAATCTGTCGGACAAAGAGTTTGAGGAGATGGCGTATGCCCACATGGCGATCGGTGAGCAACTGGAACAACGCGGCTTGTTCGACTGGGCAGAGAAAGAATACCGACTGGTGATCGACTCGTCGGACTTGGAAATGAACGTCGGGGTTCAAGCACGCCAGAACATGAGCAAACTGTGCGAAGAATTACTTCGCCATGACGACGCGGTCAAATGGCTGGAGCCAGTCGTGGAGCGTGCGGAAAAGGACAACAAGTTTCAAAACAGAATCAGTATCTTGCTGCTCAGCGCTGCATCACTACGCAGCAAGGTCGAGTACCAGCGTGCGTTGAGCCAAATGAAGTCGGGTCAAATCGACGCGGCCAAGAAGAGCTTGGTCACCGCGATCAACGCAAATCCGACGGACATCAACATCATCATCACGATGATGCAGATTGACGATGAAAACGATCCAGCATGGACGGCTGTCATCTCTCGCTACTGGACGCAATCGATCGGCCGATTGAAATCGGACATCGCCAGTTACGAAGCCAGGATGCGGCGTGGTATCCCGATAGCCGCTCGAGATGATTTGGCCGAATCACTCAACCAGTACGCTTGGTTGGTCTCCAACACCAAGGGGGATTTTCAGGAAGCGTTGCGGGCAAGCCAGCGATCACTCGTGTTGAGCCCCGGCAGCCCTGAATTCTTGGACACCCTGGCACGTTGCCATTTCGCCGTGGGCGACGTGCGTGCGGCGGTGGCAACTCAAAAAGAGGCGTTGAAGGTCTGGCCGCATTCCCCTCCGCTGAAACGTCAGTTGAAGGAGTTCGAAGCGGCGTTGCAGGACACAGAATAACGATCATGCGGATCACTCGGCCAAGCCGACATCCAGTGATTTGCATGCATTCCAATGGACGATCATTCCCGGTGAATCCTCTTTGTATCCTCCCGTTTGGAGACACCTGGCCATGTGGCGTTCACTGTTCATCGCTCTCGGCATCATGGCGATCATTGTCGGCATCGAATGTCTGTTGATCGACAGCGCCAGCTTCTATTCCCGCTCCTCCACGACCGCAGTGGATTTTTTGGATCCCTCGGGAGCGCCGTCCAAATCGATCACGACTTGGAAACCAAAAGAGTGGTTCCCTTGGTTGGTGCTCAGTGTTGGCACATTGGTGGTGATCTATTCCTTCACCATCCCCAATCGAATCCGGCATTCGTCGTTCGACTGAGCCGTCGGGATGCTTTCTTGGGCTGTGTCGATGATTCAAGCCGGAGAATGCCGATCGGGCACCTTTCCCAATAGGGCCACAGACGTCTTTATTGTCGGATAAAGGCCAAGAAAGTCGCATTGCGGAGGGACTGGCCCGTCGGGAAGCGGAAACTATTGACGGTGAAATTGTCGATGCTTACTTTGCATAAGCCGAAATCAACCAGCCGGCTGTCAATATAAGCCCTGTTAATAGTACATCCGCCGCTTTGCACTTCCGAAACTTCGAACTTTTCTGTGCCGTCGCCGACCTCCGCAGCTTTTCCAAAGCTGCGTCGATGTCTGATTTGACCCAGAGTGGGGTGAGCCAAGCGATTCAGCAACTGGAGGAATCGCTGGGAGTGATTTTGATCGATCGGTCCAAGCGACCATTGGGACTGACCGGTGCGGGCGAAGTGTACTACCGCGGCGTTCGCGATCTGTTGGGACGCTACCGTCGCTTGGAGCAAGAAGTTGTCAGTACGAGCAAGCAATTGGAGGGGCAAGTTTGCGTAGCGGCTATCTATTCAGTCGGCTTGAGCTACATGCCCGAAGCGACACAGGCGTTCAAGCGGTTGCATCCTGAGGTCGATTTGCGGTTGTCGTTCGGACGCAACGAACGGGTGATGCAAATGGTCGTGGATGGCATCGTTGACATCGGACTGGTCAGCTTTCCCAAGAACACGAAACAAGTGCAGTCGGTGCTTTGGCAGCAGGAACCCATTCGGCTTGTCTGTTCTCCGCAGCATCCTTTTGCGAGTCGACGCGACGTGTCGTTGAGCGATCTGCAAGGTCTGGAGATGGTGGGATTTGATCGCGAACTGGAACTGCGTCAATTGATCGATCAAACCCTTCAGCGTCTGGGCATCACGGTCGATGTTCGGATGGAGTTTGACAACGCAGATTCGATCGTGCGAGCGATCCAAGCCAACCAGGGAATCGGGATTTTGCCGGAGGCGGTGGTTCGACGCGAGACCGCAGTGGGTTCGTTACAGGTGGTGGCGTGCCCGGAACTGAGGATCACTCGTCCGTTGGGGATCATGTTCAAGCGTCCGGGCAGACTCAGCCGTGCGGCAAACGAGTTTGGCTCCCTGTTGCTCGGGCGACCGCTGGAACCTGATCGCCGTAGTAAACCGATAGCGGCTAAAGCCGCAGCCGTCGACTTGAAGCGTGAGTCGTCCGCGATCGCCTGAATCGTGCACGACGCACCGTCGGCAAAGGAAGTTTTTGGCAGGCGAATGTGCCCTCTCTCTGGGCGGTCCGTGTGCCAGATTCGGGGAAAGGACTCTGCAGCAAGTCACCTACAAATCAACCATTCGCGTGACGCCATCAACGGCGACAGCGCGAGACAGAGTTTTTCGATTGGAAGCATCCGCGTGAAGAGTAAATCCATGAACAAGCCCCTTCTACACTTGCCGACTGCCGACGGGTTGTATGATCCCGAGCAAGAAAAGGATTCATGTGGCGTTGGTTTCATCGCTCATGTCAAAGGCGTACCCAGTCATCAAAACGTGATTGATGCCGGTACGATTCTCGTTGCGATGGACCACCGAGGCGCCTGTGGGTGCGAACCCAACACGGGTGATGGTTGCGGAATGCTGTGTGGATTGCCACATGAGTTTCTGCAAAAGGTCGCCAAGGAAGAGCTCGGTGTGGACCTGCCCGAGCCGGGACGATTCGCCGCCGGCCTGGTTTTCCTGCCCACCGATGAAGCCGAGCGAGCGCAATGCAAATCAACGATGGAGCGTTTGATTGCCGAGCGTGGCCAGGTTCTATTCGGCTGGCGGAAAGTACCCCAAGACACGGATCTCGCCGACGTCGGGCCGACCGCACGTGCCGCCGAGCCCGTCATCGAGCAGCTTTTTGTGGGTGCGGCCGATGGCATCGAGGGCGACGCGTTTGAACGCGAGCTGTATCAGATTCGCAAACGCGCCAGTCACCTTTTGCGTGACAACGACGATCTATCGCAAGCCCTGATGTTTTACGTCTGCTCGCTCAGCACCAAGGTCATCATTTACAAAGGAATGCTGACGCCGGCTCAGTTGCTGCCTTACTACCCAGATCTTTGCGACGAGTCATTCAAAACGCACTTGGCGATGGTACACAGTCGATTCTCGACCAACACGTTCCCAAGTTGGGACCGCGCCCAGCCGCTGCGTTTCATGAGCCACAACGGCGAAATCAACACGCTGCGTGGAAACCGAAACTGGATGCGTGCCCGTGAAGGCACCGCCCAAAGCGAATTGTTCGGCGATGATCTCCAAAATCTGTTTCCGGTCGTCGAGCCGCATTTGAGCGATAGTGGTACGTTCGACAACGTGCTCGAATTCTTGCTGATGAACGGACGGACGCTGCAGGAAGCCATCATGATGATGGTTCCCGAAGCGTGGCAGAAACACGACACGATGTCCGAGGACAAACGAGCGTTCTACGAGTATTTTTCTTGCATGATGGAGCCTTGGGACGGCCCCGCCTCGATCGTTTTCACCGACGGCAAGTACATCGGCGCGACGCTGGACCGCAACGGCTTGCGACCAAGTCGTTACTACCTGACACACGATGATCGCGTGATCATGGCTAGTGAAGTCGGCGTGTTGCCGGTGGATCCAGAGATCGTCAAAGAGAAGGGACGCCTGCAACCCGGCAAGATGTTCTTGATCGATTTCAAGGCCGGACGCCTGATTCCAGACGAAGAACTCAAGAGCTCGTTCGCAAAGGCCATGCCGTACGGAGACTGGTTGCGTGAACAACGAATCCGCCTGAGCGACTTGCACCCCGAAGCAGAGCCGCATGGTTTTGACAGCGATACGTTGCTGCAGCGTATGCAGGCGTTCGGCTACACGAGCGAAACGATGAACTTCATGCTGCGACCGCTGGTGCGTGAACTACGCGACCCGGTCGGCTCCATGGGCAACGACAGCGCGATCGCTTGTTTGAGTGACAAGCCGCGGATGATCTACGACTACTTCAAGCAGCTCTTTGCACAGGTGACCAATCCTGCGATCGACTCGATTCGCGAAGAAGTCATCATGTCGCTGGAGTGCTACATCGGTCCAGAAAAGAATCTGTTGGCCGCGACCCCAGAGCACTGCCATCGGTTGTTGGTCGAGCACCCGATCTTGACCAACGAAGAACTCGCTGCCCTGTCTCACATCAATTTTGAGGGCTGGCACAGTCGGCTGATCGACATCACCTACGATCGTTCCGAAGGAACCGCCGGACTGCAGCGTTCGTTGGATCGTATCGCCGCGGAAGCAGAGGCTGCTGCGGACGAAGGCATCCAACTCGTGATCTTGACCGATCGCAACATCGGACATGACCGCGTACCGGTCAGCGCGCTGCTGGCGACCGGCGCGGTTCACCACCACTTGGTCAAACAAACCAAGCGGACTCAGATCGGCTTGGTCGTCGAAACAGGCGAAGCCCGAGAGGTTCATCACCATTGTTTGCTGGTCGGTTACGGAGCCGATGCGATCAATCCTTACCTCGCGTTTGAATCCTTGTGGCAAGCCCGCCGTGACGGATTGATGGACTCGACACTCGATGATGACAAGATCGTTGCCGCCTATCGAAAAGGCGTAGCCAAGGGGATGCTGAAAGTAATGGCCAAGATGGGCATCAGCACCCTGCAGAGTTACAAGGGCGCGCAGATCTTTGAGGCTCTCGGCTTGAAAGACGAAGTCATCGACAAGTGTTTCGTCGGCACGGCAAGTCGAATCCAGGGTGTATCGTTCGACATCATCGCCGAAGAATCCTTGCGACGTCACAAGCTCGGGTATCCCTCGCGTTCCTCGGACCGTTTGCCGGCCTTGCCCAACTTGGGCGAATATCACTGGCGAGCCGAAGGCGAAAAGCACACTTGGAGCCCCGATACGATCGCCAGCTTGCAAGCTGCCTCTAGGAATAACGACGAGTCGGCTTACTGGCGGTTTGCAAACCACATCAACTCCGACAACAAGAATCGCTGCACGTTGCGTGGGTTGCTCGGATTCAAATCCACGGGCAAATCAATCGACATCAGCGAAGTCCAATCGGCCAGCGAGATCGTCAAGCGGTTCTGCACCGGCGCGATGAGCTTCGGCAGCATCAGCGCCGAGTCTCACGAAACGCTGGCGATCGCCATGAACCGACTGGGCGGCAAAAGCAATACCGGCGAAGGCGGCGAGGACCCGGTTCGCTTTCAGCCCTTGGAGAATGGCGATTCGAAACGTTCCGCGATCAAACAAGTCGCCTCGGGACGATTCGGTGTCACGATTGAATACTTGACCAACGCCGACGAAATCCAAATCAAGATTTCGCAGGGAGCCAAACCAGGTGAAGGCGGCGAGTTGCCCGGTCGAAAAGTTGACAACAACATCGCTCGAATTCGCTACAGCACACCAGGCGTCGGATTGATCAGCCCGCCGCCCCACCACGATATCTACTCGATCGAGGATTTGGCGCAACTGATCCACGATCTGAAGAACGCCAACCGAGCCGCACGCATCAGCGTCAAACTGGTCAGCGAAGTGGGCGTGGGTGTGATCGCGTCCGGCGTTGCTAAAGCACACGCGGACCACATTCTGATTTCCGGCGACACCGGGGGAACAGGTGCATCGCCGTTGACCAGCATCAAACATGCCGGCCTGCCGTGGGAACTCGGGATCGCCGAAACGCATCAGGTCTTGGTACTGAACGATCTGCGTAGCCGTGTCGTGTTGCAGACCGATGGTGGTCTCAAGACAGGTCGTGACGTCGTGATCGCAGCATTGCTGGGCGCGGAGGAATTCGGGTTTTCGACCGCACCACTGATCACCCTGGGGTGCATCATGATGCGTAAATGTCACTTGAACACCTGCCCCGTCGGTATCGCAACACAGGATCCAGAACTGCGTGCCAAATTCAACGGCAAGCCTGAGTATGTCGTGAACTATCTATTCATGGTTGCCGAAGAAGCCCGTCAGTTGATGGCGAAACTCGGCTTCCGAACGATCGATGAGATGGTCGGACGCAGCGACATCTTGGAAACCGATGCCGCGATCAAGCACTGGAAATCCGACGGATTGGATCTCACGAAAATGCTGAAACCTGCCACGCGTCCTCACGAAAACGTGGGTGTGATCTGCGGCCAAGCCCAAGATCACGGCTTGGAACTGTCACTCGATATGACGGTTCTGCTCGAAGCAGCACAACCGGCGCTAGAGAATCAGACGCCCGTCGTGATCGAGACACCGATCATCAATATCAACCGCACCGTTGGAACGATCCTCAGCAATGAGGTCGCCAAAAAGTATGGACAACCCGGACTGCCGAACGACACGATCAAGATCAAGTTGACGGGATCGGCCGGGCAGAGCTTGGGTGCCTTCCTCGCACACGGCATCACGATCGATCTGGAGGGTGATGCAAACGACTATGTCGGGAAAGGACTCAGCGGCGGACGGGTCATTGTTTATCCGCCCAAGCAAAGTTCGTTCCAACCTGGCGAGAACATCCTGATCGGCAACGTATGCCTCTACGGTGCGACCAGCGGAGAAGCCTTTTTCCGTGGACGCGCGGCTGAACGCTTTGCCGTTCGTAATAGCGGTGCCCGAGCGGTTGTCGAAGGAGTAGGAGACCACGGTTGCGAATACATGACCGGTGGACGCGTCGTCGTGCTGGGACCGACGGGGCGGAACTTTGCGGCAGGCATGTCAGGCGGCATCGCCTACGTTTGGGACCGCAAGGGTGACTTTAACCTCAATTGCAATCTGGCGCTGGTGGAACTGGAATCCATCGAACCCGGCGAAGAAGAAGCAGAGGTGAAGCAAATGATCACCGATCATCGCGACTTGACCGGCAGCGATGTCGCCGAGTCGGCACTCGCGGACTGGAATGGATTCCTAAGCCAGTGCGTGAAGGTCATGCCGGTTGATTACAAACGCGTGTTGAAGCAAATGAAAGCCACCGCATCGGCAACCTAAGCCGCGACTCCTTACATGAGACATTGACGGGCGACTCGATGCCCAATCGGTCGAAGTTCGTTTTGACGGACTCGACCCTTCATCAACAAGTACGAATCATCCACCAAAACACCGTAAAGAGATTTGATCATGGGAAAGCCGACCGGATTCAAAGAGATCGATCGCAAAAAAGTGCCATGGCGACTGCCCGTTGTTCGCATCAATGACTACGACGAAATCTATACCGAACACAAAATCGATCACCTGCAAGAACAGGGTGCCCGGTGCATGGACTGCGGTGTCCCATTTTGTCAGTCCGGCACCGGTTGCCCGATTGATAACCTGATCCCCGAATGGAACGACTTGGTTTACAACGGTCGCTGGAAAGAAGCCATCGAGCGGTTGCACAAGACCAATAACTTCCCAGAGTTCACCGGACGAACCTGTCCGGCACCCTGTGAAGGTTCGTGCGTCCTTGGCATTACGAATCCGCCCGTGACGATCAAGAACATCGAGAACGCCATCGTCGACCGAGCCTGGGCCGAAGGATGGATCGTCCCCGAGCCACCGGAAACTCGCACTGGCAAGAAAGTCGCAATCGTTGGCAGCGGCCCCGCCGGATTGTCAGCCGCCGACCAACTCAACAAAGCCGGCCACAGCGTTACCGTTTACGAGCGTGCCAGCCGTATCGGCGGCTTGCTACAGTACGGCATTCCGAACATGAAACTTTCTAAAGCCGCCGTTCAACGTCGCGTCGACAAAATGACGGCCGAAGGAGTCACGTTCGTCACCAATGCCAACGTCGGAAAGGAAATCGATCCCAAGGAATTGATCAACGCAAACGATGCTCTGCTGTTGGCGTGTGGAGCAACCAAGCCACGGGATCTGCCGATTCCCAATCGGGAATCCAAAGGCGTTCACTTTGCCATGGAATTCTTGACCGCCAACACCAAGCAGATGGTGCATGGCGATGACATCGGTAACGAATTCATCAGCGCAGAAGGAAAAGACGTCATCGTAATCGGAGGCGGAGACACCGGCACCGACTGCATCGCAACAAGCATTCGTCATGGCTGTCGAAGTCTGGTCAATTTTGAGTTGCTGCCCAAGCCACCAGAGGAACGAGCCGCTGACAACCCTTGGCCCGAATGGCCGCGCATTTTCCGCGTCGACTATGGACACGAAGAAGCCGATGCGAAATTCGGTCGCGATCCTCGTGAGTACCAAATCCTGAGCAAAGAATTCTTGGTCGATGATGCCGGCAACCTGCGTGGTATCAAGACCGTGGAAGTCCAGTGGACCAAGGATGAACAAGGTCAGTGGAAGATGGCCGAGGTCGAAGGGTCGGAAAAGGATTGGCCCGCGCAATTGATCCTGCTGTCGATGGGATTCCTTGGACCCGAGCAATATGTGCCAGAGTCTCTCGGATTGGAAACCGATCCACGAAGCAATTTCAAAGCCACCCACGGCGAATTCGCCACAAACATCGACAAAGTCTTTGCCGCTGGTGATTGCCGACGCGGACAAAGCTTGGTTGTATGGGCGATCAATGAAGGCCGTGGCGCCGCTCGTTCGATCGACATCTTCCT from Stieleria varia carries:
- a CDS encoding LysR family transcriptional regulator, which codes for MHFRNFELFCAVADLRSFSKAASMSDLTQSGVSQAIQQLEESLGVILIDRSKRPLGLTGAGEVYYRGVRDLLGRYRRLEQEVVSTSKQLEGQVCVAAIYSVGLSYMPEATQAFKRLHPEVDLRLSFGRNERVMQMVVDGIVDIGLVSFPKNTKQVQSVLWQQEPIRLVCSPQHPFASRRDVSLSDLQGLEMVGFDRELELRQLIDQTLQRLGITVDVRMEFDNADSIVRAIQANQGIGILPEAVVRRETAVGSLQVVACPELRITRPLGIMFKRPGRLSRAANEFGSLLLGRPLEPDRRSKPIAAKAAAVDLKRESSAIA
- the gltB gene encoding glutamate synthase large subunit; protein product: MNKPLLHLPTADGLYDPEQEKDSCGVGFIAHVKGVPSHQNVIDAGTILVAMDHRGACGCEPNTGDGCGMLCGLPHEFLQKVAKEELGVDLPEPGRFAAGLVFLPTDEAERAQCKSTMERLIAERGQVLFGWRKVPQDTDLADVGPTARAAEPVIEQLFVGAADGIEGDAFERELYQIRKRASHLLRDNDDLSQALMFYVCSLSTKVIIYKGMLTPAQLLPYYPDLCDESFKTHLAMVHSRFSTNTFPSWDRAQPLRFMSHNGEINTLRGNRNWMRAREGTAQSELFGDDLQNLFPVVEPHLSDSGTFDNVLEFLLMNGRTLQEAIMMMVPEAWQKHDTMSEDKRAFYEYFSCMMEPWDGPASIVFTDGKYIGATLDRNGLRPSRYYLTHDDRVIMASEVGVLPVDPEIVKEKGRLQPGKMFLIDFKAGRLIPDEELKSSFAKAMPYGDWLREQRIRLSDLHPEAEPHGFDSDTLLQRMQAFGYTSETMNFMLRPLVRELRDPVGSMGNDSAIACLSDKPRMIYDYFKQLFAQVTNPAIDSIREEVIMSLECYIGPEKNLLAATPEHCHRLLVEHPILTNEELAALSHINFEGWHSRLIDITYDRSEGTAGLQRSLDRIAAEAEAAADEGIQLVILTDRNIGHDRVPVSALLATGAVHHHLVKQTKRTQIGLVVETGEAREVHHHCLLVGYGADAINPYLAFESLWQARRDGLMDSTLDDDKIVAAYRKGVAKGMLKVMAKMGISTLQSYKGAQIFEALGLKDEVIDKCFVGTASRIQGVSFDIIAEESLRRHKLGYPSRSSDRLPALPNLGEYHWRAEGEKHTWSPDTIASLQAASRNNDESAYWRFANHINSDNKNRCTLRGLLGFKSTGKSIDISEVQSASEIVKRFCTGAMSFGSISAESHETLAIAMNRLGGKSNTGEGGEDPVRFQPLENGDSKRSAIKQVASGRFGVTIEYLTNADEIQIKISQGAKPGEGGELPGRKVDNNIARIRYSTPGVGLISPPPHHDIYSIEDLAQLIHDLKNANRAARISVKLVSEVGVGVIASGVAKAHADHILISGDTGGTGASPLTSIKHAGLPWELGIAETHQVLVLNDLRSRVVLQTDGGLKTGRDVVIAALLGAEEFGFSTAPLITLGCIMMRKCHLNTCPVGIATQDPELRAKFNGKPEYVVNYLFMVAEEARQLMAKLGFRTIDEMVGRSDILETDAAIKHWKSDGLDLTKMLKPATRPHENVGVICGQAQDHGLELSLDMTVLLEAAQPALENQTPVVIETPIININRTVGTILSNEVAKKYGQPGLPNDTIKIKLTGSAGQSLGAFLAHGITIDLEGDANDYVGKGLSGGRVIVYPPKQSSFQPGENILIGNVCLYGATSGEAFFRGRAAERFAVRNSGARAVVEGVGDHGCEYMTGGRVVVLGPTGRNFAAGMSGGIAYVWDRKGDFNLNCNLALVELESIEPGEEEAEVKQMITDHRDLTGSDVAESALADWNGFLSQCVKVMPVDYKRVLKQMKATASAT
- a CDS encoding glutamate synthase subunit beta, which produces MGKPTGFKEIDRKKVPWRLPVVRINDYDEIYTEHKIDHLQEQGARCMDCGVPFCQSGTGCPIDNLIPEWNDLVYNGRWKEAIERLHKTNNFPEFTGRTCPAPCEGSCVLGITNPPVTIKNIENAIVDRAWAEGWIVPEPPETRTGKKVAIVGSGPAGLSAADQLNKAGHSVTVYERASRIGGLLQYGIPNMKLSKAAVQRRVDKMTAEGVTFVTNANVGKEIDPKELINANDALLLACGATKPRDLPIPNRESKGVHFAMEFLTANTKQMVHGDDIGNEFISAEGKDVIVIGGGDTGTDCIATSIRHGCRSLVNFELLPKPPEERAADNPWPEWPRIFRVDYGHEEADAKFGRDPREYQILSKEFLVDDAGNLRGIKTVEVQWTKDEQGQWKMAEVEGSEKDWPAQLILLSMGFLGPEQYVPESLGLETDPRSNFKATHGEFATNIDKVFAAGDCRRGQSLVVWAINEGRGAARSIDIFLQGSSNLPAPGVTLGTSMQVG